DNA sequence from the Gammaproteobacteria bacterium genome:
GCGCGACCCGGATGTCATGCAACTGCTCAGCCTGGTGGCGAGCCAGACCGGGCGGCACGGGCTCGCGGCTGAATATATAGAGCAGGCGATTGCAATAACGGGCGGAACCCCGGCGTCCTGCTTTCATCTCGCACAATCCTTCGAGGCGCTGGGTCGGCTCGATGATGCCGTGTCGGCGTACCGCCGGTCCCTCGCGCTGAAGCCGGACTTCATCGAAGCCTTGTCCAGGCTCGCCTGGCTGCAGGGAAGCCGGTCGGAAGACAGTCGTGAACTCCTTGGGCGCGGCCTGGCCGCGCATCAGGCCGGGCAGCGCGTGCAGGCGCTCCGGTATATCGGACAGGCCATCGAGACGGCGGGCGGGGCTCCCGCATCCCGCTATCACCTCGCCCGTGCCCTGGAATCGCTGGATCAGGTCGAGGAGGCCCTGTCATCGTATCGCATGGCTCTCGCGTCAGACCCGGGCCTTGCAGAGGCATTGTTCAGGCTCGCACTGCTGCTGGGGAAACAGGCGCGGGAAGGCCGCGAACTGCTCGAGTGCTACACGAATCTTGCACGACACTTCCTGGCGCAGGGAAAGCTGGCGGCGGCCGAGGTTTTTTGCCGGGAGGTGCTCGACAGGGACGGGAGCAATGCGGGCGCAACGGCGACCCTGGAGGCGATCTTCAGTAAGCTCGGCTTGTACGATGACGGGCATGGATCGAAGCCGGATCCCCGGGCAGGCGACGCGGCCGGCCCCCGCTACCTGCTGGTAAAAAGCTGGGGCAGCGGATTCTGGAGTGACGTCAGCTCCGTGCTTGGCGCATTGCTGCTCGCCGAGGTCACCGGACGGACTCCGGTTGTCCACTGGGGAAGCAACAGCCTGTTCAGGGACGACAGCGGCCGGGATGCCTTCGGGTTGTACTTCAGCCCCGTTTCCCGCTGCACCCTCGACGATCTGGTGCAACTCGGCGGCGCGGATGTCTTTCCGCCGAAATGGAACCAGGCGAACCTGTCCCGGGAAGACCTGTCCCGGTGGGTGGGCGCGTACTCCCGCCTGTCGCCCATGTACTACGTGAATCGGAAGGAGACGATCGTCGTCTGCGATTTCTACGTCAACGTCGCAGACGTGGTGCCATGGATACCCGTCCGGCATCCGATGCACGGCCGCAGCGTCCCCGACGTGTTTCGCTGGCTGATACAGAAGTATGTGGTCCCGCGCCAGCACATCGTCGAGCAGGCGGATGCGTTCTGTCGCGCGCACCTGGCCGGGCGCCCCTTTGTCGCGATACATCTGCGCGGCTCGGACAAGATCCGGGAGTTCGGGGAGCTGGAGGCCATCAATGAGTCACTGATCCGGCAACTTGACGCGATCGACCCCGGCTGGCCGATCTTCGTGTTGACGGATGACGAGCACTGGTTGCGGGCCCTGAGGGAGCGATTCGGTGAGCGGGTGGTGGCGACATCCTGCACGCGCTCCGGCACGACGCAGGGCGTGCACTTCGCCGCCGAGGGAAATGATCGGGTGAGGGTCGGAACGGAGGTCATGGTCGACTCCCTTATCGCTCTGCGCGCCACGCGGTTCATCGGCGCCGGGGCGTCCAATGTGTCGGGGTTTATCTCCCTGATGAAGGACTGGGCCGCAGCCGACTGCATGATGTCGAGCCTTCCCGTGATATTGCAGCGCAATCTGTACATCTATTCCTATTTTGAATGACCCGCCCGGCGCTTCGGGCTGCGACATGGCCTGCCGCCGGCCGTGTGTAAACCGCGCATCCCGTGTATACCCTTCTCCCGCGCCCGAAAATAAATCTGTCCCGGGTTTTGTAGTACAGTTTAGGGGCGTCCCGGCGTGGCAGGGGCGCGGAAGGGATGCTTTGATCACAACCGGTTCAGGGGGCGGCATCATGTACGGACGTTCGCGCGCGGCGGGTATCGCGCTTTGCATGGCGGCCATCGGCGCGCTCGCGGGTTGCGCGAGCGGTCATCCTGCGTTCCACGGGGCGCATTCGATGGCCGGCCACGCGGCGAAGCCGGCGGATTCCGGCCAGCCCGCCGCGGAGGTCCCGGTCCTGGACCTCAGTCACCTGTCCGCGCTGCAGGACATCCTCCCAGCGCTCGCGGACAGGCGCGTGGTCTATGTCGGCGAGACCCACGACCGCTACGCGCATCACCTGACCCAGCTCGAGATCATCAAGGCCATGCACGCGTCGAATCCTCGCCTCGCGATCGGCATGGAGATGTTCCAGCAGCCGTTCCAGGGTTACCTGAACGATTACATCGCCGGCGTGCTGAGCGAGAGCGAGATGCTGGTCGCGACGGAATACTTCCGGCGCTGGCGCTACGACTACCGCCTCTACGCCCCGATCCTGCGCTACGCGCGCGACAACGGGCTGCCGGTGGTGGCCCTGAACGTGGCGGGCGACCTGGTCGAGAAGGTGCGCGCGCAGGGCATCGACGGGCTGGACGCGGCGGATCGCGCCCGCCTGCCGGCGGACATCGAGCGCGGGAACGCGGAGTACGAGGCGCGCCTGCGGGCCATCTATGAACTGCATCCGCACACCGAGGGGCGCGGCTTCGAGCGCTTCCTCGACGGCCAGCTGGTGTGGGACGAAGGGATGGCCGAGCGGGCGGCGCGCTATCTGGAGGAGCATCCCGGTCACGCGATGGTGGTGCTGGCAGGCAGCGGCCACCTCGCCTACGGCGACGGCATCCCGCGGCGCCTCGAGCGCCGCGTGCCGGTGCAGGGTGCAATCGTATTGAACGGCTGGGAGGGAGAGATCGCGCCCGGGGTGGCGGATTACCTGCTCATGCCGGCGGAGCGGACCCCTGCCCGCCGCGGGCCGCATCGGCGCGCTGCTCGCCCCGGACGGCGACGGCCTGAAGGTGGACTCCTGCACCGCGGACAGCGCCTGCGCCGCGGCCGGCATCGAACGTGGCGACCGCCTGCTCACGATCGACGAGGTGCCGGTTGCGGATCTCGCCGACGTGAACGCCGTGATGTGGGACCGCAAGCCGGACGAGACGGTCACGCTGTCGCTGCGGCGCGAACGCTGGTTCGCCCCGGCGGAGGAGAGGACGGTCGAGTTGAAATTGCGTTGAGCGCGGCCCGCCTGCAGGCGCGGGACGGGGCCTTGCGCGCTCAGGGCTTGGGGAGCAGGAACTCCACGCCGATCCGGTAGTGCTCGTTGGCCTTGCGCACCCAGCGTACCTTGGCGTCGCGCGGCTCCGCCCAGTCGTCGTATCCTTCCAGGCGCAGCGTCTGGTTCAGGCTGAGCGGTTCCTCCAGCGACAGGCCGGCGCCGTTTCCGCTGACGTCGAGCAGGGTGCCCTTCTTGCCGCCGCCCGCCGCGTTCGCGGTGGTGTAGGTGATGTCCATGTTGATGCTGATGCGGAGATTCTTCCGCAGCTCGATGTGTTCGATCTGCACGGCACTTCCCCCCTGGCGGACTATATAGATCTGACTTGGGGCAGATTTATACATCTGTCCCCTTATTATGGGTTCAGCATAGCATCATCGGGGGGCGGGGGAGAAGCCGGGAGAGGCGGGGTGTAAGGCGTGAGGGGTGAGGAGGGAAGGTTAAAAGCCTTGTTTCCGCGGTAAGTCATTAGCCGGGGACAGATTTACAAATCTGTCCCCTTTGTGTCGTGTCTTGTCGCCTCGCCCCTCACGCCTTCAGGGTCTGCCGCAGCACGTAGGGCAGGATGCCGCCGTGGCGGTAGTACTCGATCTCGTTCGGGGTGTCGATGCGGACGAGGGCGCTGAACTCGTTGCGCCTGCCCCCGGCGTCCACGGCGATGATCGTGATCAGCATGCCGGGCGAGAGGCGGTCCAGTCCGTTGATGGTGTAGAGCTCCTCCCCGTTCAGGCCGAGCGATTCGCGGTCCTCGCCGGGCAGGAACTGCAGCGGGAGGATGCCCATGCCGACCAGGTTGGAACGGTGGATGCGCTCGAAGCTCTCCGCGATCACCGCCCGGATGCCGAGCAGCTTGGGGCCCTTGGCGGCCCAGTCGCGCGAGGAGCCGGTGCCGTATTCCTTGCCGGCGAGGACGATCAGCGGCACGTCTTCCTGCGCATACTGCATCGCGGCCTCGTAGATCGAGGTCTGCGCGCCGTCGGGCAGGTGGCGTGTGATGCCGCCCTCGGTGCCGGGCGCGAGCTGGTTGCGCAGGCGGATGTTGGCGAAGGTGCCGCGCACCATCACCTCGTGGTTGCCGCGCC
Encoded proteins:
- a CDS encoding tetratricopeptide repeat protein, with amino-acid sequence MHQKHLQIAAQFHQAGELEKAEALYLQILQQSPRDPDVMQLLSLVASQTGRHGLAAEYIEQAIAITGGTPASCFHLAQSFEALGRLDDAVSAYRRSLALKPDFIEALSRLAWLQGSRSEDSRELLGRGLAAHQAGQRVQALRYIGQAIETAGGAPASRYHLARALESLDQVEEALSSYRMALASDPGLAEALFRLALLLGKQAREGRELLECYTNLARHFLAQGKLAAAEVFCREVLDRDGSNAGATATLEAIFSKLGLYDDGHGSKPDPRAGDAAGPRYLLVKSWGSGFWSDVSSVLGALLLAEVTGRTPVVHWGSNSLFRDDSGRDAFGLYFSPVSRCTLDDLVQLGGADVFPPKWNQANLSREDLSRWVGAYSRLSPMYYVNRKETIVVCDFYVNVADVVPWIPVRHPMHGRSVPDVFRWLIQKYVVPRQHIVEQADAFCRAHLAGRPFVAIHLRGSDKIREFGELEAINESLIRQLDAIDPGWPIFVLTDDEHWLRALRERFGERVVATSCTRSGTTQGVHFAAEGNDRVRVGTEVMVDSLIALRATRFIGAGASNVSGFISLMKDWAAADCMMSSLPVILQRNLYIYSYFE
- a CDS encoding ChaN family lipoprotein; amino-acid sequence: MYGRSRAAGIALCMAAIGALAGCASGHPAFHGAHSMAGHAAKPADSGQPAAEVPVLDLSHLSALQDILPALADRRVVYVGETHDRYAHHLTQLEIIKAMHASNPRLAIGMEMFQQPFQGYLNDYIAGVLSESEMLVATEYFRRWRYDYRLYAPILRYARDNGLPVVALNVAGDLVEKVRAQGIDGLDAADRARLPADIERGNAEYEARLRAIYELHPHTEGRGFERFLDGQLVWDEGMAERAARYLEEHPGHAMVVLAGSGHLAYGDGIPRRLERRVPVQGAIVLNGWEGEIAPGVADYLLMPAERTPARRGPHRRAARPGRRRPEGGLLHRGQRLRRGRHRTWRPPAHDRRGAGCGSRRRERRDVGPQAGRDGHAVAAARTLVRPGGGEDGRVEIALSAARLQARDGALRAQGLGSRNSTPIR
- a CDS encoding PilZ domain-containing protein, encoding MQIEHIELRKNLRISINMDITYTTANAAGGGKKGTLLDVSGNGAGLSLEEPLSLNQTLRLEGYDDWAEPRDAKVRWVRKANEHYRIGVEFLLPKP